One segment of Nocardia farcinica DNA contains the following:
- the proC gene encoding pyrroline-5-carboxylate reductase has translation MTRIAVIGGGRIGEALIAGLLESGRASKDLVVVETHQDRAELVASRFGVRVTGEVADAAIGADLLVIAVKPGDVDTVLTQLGKAELNAGDLDQVLVSLAAGVPTARLEAKMPAGFPVVRVMPNTPMLVGQGMIVLAPGRYTKPSQLELVTEVLGTVGKVVTVAESQMDAVTAVSGSGPAYFFLVVEAMIDAAVSLGLSRDIATDLVVQTMVGSAALLDEAEQSAVELRAAVTSPAGTTAAALRELERAGVRSAFLEALHAAKERSAEQGASAE, from the coding sequence ATGACGAGAATTGCGGTGATCGGTGGAGGCCGGATCGGGGAGGCGTTGATCGCCGGGCTGCTCGAATCCGGCCGGGCGAGCAAGGACCTGGTGGTCGTCGAGACCCACCAGGACCGGGCCGAGCTGGTGGCGAGCCGATTCGGGGTGCGGGTCACCGGGGAGGTCGCCGATGCCGCCATCGGCGCCGACCTGCTGGTGATCGCGGTGAAGCCCGGCGATGTCGACACCGTGCTGACCCAGTTGGGCAAGGCCGAGCTGAACGCGGGCGACCTCGACCAGGTGCTGGTCTCGCTGGCCGCGGGTGTGCCGACCGCCCGGCTGGAGGCCAAGATGCCCGCCGGGTTCCCGGTCGTGCGGGTCATGCCGAACACCCCGATGCTGGTCGGGCAGGGCATGATCGTGCTCGCGCCGGGCCGCTACACCAAGCCGAGCCAGCTCGAGCTGGTCACCGAGGTGCTCGGCACCGTGGGCAAGGTGGTCACGGTCGCGGAGTCGCAGATGGACGCGGTGACCGCGGTGTCCGGCTCCGGTCCCGCCTATTTCTTCCTGGTCGTCGAGGCCATGATCGATGCGGCCGTCAGCCTCGGCCTGTCCCGCGACATCGCGACCGATCTGGTGGTGCAGACGATGGTCGGCTCGGCCGCGTTGCTGGACGAGGCCGAGCAGAGCGCGGTGGAATTGCGCGCCGCGGTGACCTCGCCCGCCGGCACCACCGCGGCGGCCCTTCGCGAGCTCGAGCGCGCAGGAGTACGCTCGGCATTCCTGGAGGCTTTGCACGCGGCGAAGGAGCGTTCGGCCGAACAGGGCGCGTCGGCGGAGTGA
- a CDS encoding helix-turn-helix domain-containing protein — translation MSGNSSGSSPGTPGPSGGRGGSRAQNGPGSPGQSVLGGGTQFLTVAEVANLMRVSKMTVYRLVHSGELPAVRVGRSFRVHAKAVHDYLETSYFDAG, via the coding sequence ATGTCTGGAAACAGCTCGGGATCGTCACCAGGAACGCCGGGCCCGTCCGGCGGCCGCGGCGGCTCCCGGGCGCAGAACGGTCCCGGTTCGCCGGGCCAGTCCGTGCTCGGCGGTGGTACCCAGTTCCTCACCGTCGCCGAGGTGGCCAATCTGATGCGGGTGTCGAAGATGACCGTCTACCGCTTGGTGCACTCGGGCGAGCTGCCCGCGGTGCGCGTCGGCCGGTCCTTCCGCGTCCATGCCAAAGCCGTCCACGACTACCTGGAGACGTCCTACTTCGACGCCGGGTGA
- a CDS encoding 30S ribosomal protein bS22, translating to MGSVIKKRRKRMSKKKHRKLLRRTRVQRRKLGK from the coding sequence ATGGGTTCTGTGATCAAGAAGCGCCGCAAGCGCATGTCGAAGAAGAAGCACCGCAAGCTGCTTCGCCGCACGCGTGTCCAGCGGCGCAAACTCGGCAAGTGA
- a CDS encoding NAD-dependent epimerase/dehydratase family protein, protein MGSEARDAHAPKVVLVTGASRFFGGHVVAELAQDPAVERIIAVDTMTPGRELQRRMGRAEFVRADIRNPLIRKVIGGNEVDTVVHTAVLSRPPSPGGRAVMKDLNVLGAMQLFAVCQKTPSVRRVVVRSSSAVYGCSPKDPAKFTEEMSARKPPSGWFARDMIEIEGFVRGMARRRPDIGAAILRLAPTVGPRLARRGVQYLRWPVAPTVFGRDARMQLLHEQDAVAALAHAARTARGGTYNVAGDGALTLSQAVRRSGRLELPLPFAVFRTAGRALMETVMRDFSAEQLDYFHFGCGLDTTRMRTELGFEPRWTTVQAFDDFIGGAALRPVIDPRWIDAAEHKLLGLLGAGTGAHT, encoded by the coding sequence GTGGGTTCTGAGGCGAGGGACGCACACGCACCCAAGGTGGTGCTGGTCACCGGTGCGAGCCGTTTCTTCGGCGGGCACGTCGTCGCCGAACTCGCCCAGGACCCGGCGGTGGAACGTATCATCGCGGTGGACACCATGACGCCGGGCCGCGAGCTGCAACGCCGCATGGGGCGCGCCGAATTCGTGCGCGCCGATATTCGGAATCCGTTGATCCGCAAGGTGATCGGAGGCAACGAGGTGGACACTGTGGTGCATACCGCGGTGCTGTCCCGTCCGCCGTCGCCCGGTGGCCGCGCGGTGATGAAAGATCTCAACGTCCTCGGCGCCATGCAACTGTTCGCCGTCTGCCAGAAAACCCCGTCGGTTCGTAGAGTGGTCGTTCGCTCGAGTTCGGCGGTGTACGGCTGCAGCCCGAAGGATCCGGCGAAATTCACCGAGGAAATGAGTGCGCGTAAGCCGCCGAGCGGGTGGTTCGCGCGCGACATGATCGAAATCGAAGGATTCGTACGCGGCATGGCCCGGCGCCGTCCCGATATCGGCGCCGCCATTCTCCGCCTGGCGCCCACGGTGGGGCCGCGGCTGGCCCGCCGCGGCGTGCAGTACCTGCGCTGGCCGGTCGCGCCGACGGTCTTCGGCCGCGATGCCAGGATGCAGCTGCTGCACGAGCAGGACGCGGTCGCGGCTCTGGCGCACGCCGCCCGCACCGCCCGCGGCGGCACCTACAACGTCGCGGGCGACGGCGCGCTCACGCTCTCGCAAGCCGTGCGTCGTTCGGGCAGACTGGAACTACCGCTTCCGTTCGCCGTGTTCCGCACCGCGGGGCGCGCGCTGATGGAAACGGTGATGCGTGACTTCAGTGCCGAACAGCTCGACTACTTCCATTTCGGGTGTGGCCTGGACACCACCCGCATGCGGACCGAACTCGGGTTCGAGCCGCGGTGGACGACGGTTCAGGCGTTCGACGACTTCATCGGGGGCGCAGCGCTGCGACCCGTCATCGATCCGCGCTGGATCGATGCCGCAGAACACAAACTGCTCGGCCTGCTCGGGGCCGGTACGGGAGCACACACATGA